One stretch of Oceanipulchritudo coccoides DNA includes these proteins:
- a CDS encoding UDP-N-acetylmuramate--L-alanine ligase, giving the protein MSICGTGMGNGALLMRALGHDVLGADQNTYPPMSDRLRESGIEILEGYNANRLKALRPDLVVVGNVNTRGNPEVEWLLSNREIPFVSLPELLAREILQKRNTIVVAGTHGKTTTTTLAAHLLRESGLDAGYLIGGVPNDLPTGAHAGSTDAPFVIEGDEYDSAFFDKRSKFIHYCPNILILNNLEFDHADIFRDLEDVKRTFSHLIKIVPENGTILVNSDDPALEDLLHINWAPVLRVGLGDRADLQILNYRESAEGSDFDLIFKGEEWGHVSWPVWGLFNARNASMAALASALASGCPNPVEFPLGALASFNGVKRRQETIHATESTTIMMDFAHHPTAVRHTLESLRGRFPEHRLVMCFEARSNTACRNIHETAFELAFDAADEVHLGAIFRAERYPESERIDLPAMALRLGSKAHAYSTNEELESGLKDSLSNGGKHVVVFLSNGSFDGVPQRIARYLGKPKF; this is encoded by the coding sequence ATGAGCATCTGCGGCACCGGTATGGGAAATGGTGCCTTGTTGATGCGAGCCCTTGGGCACGATGTGCTGGGTGCGGATCAAAACACTTACCCGCCGATGAGCGACCGGCTCCGGGAGAGTGGTATTGAAATTCTTGAGGGCTACAATGCAAACCGGCTGAAGGCATTGCGGCCTGATCTTGTCGTGGTCGGGAATGTGAACACCCGGGGCAATCCCGAGGTGGAGTGGCTTTTATCAAACCGGGAGATCCCTTTTGTCTCCCTGCCAGAGCTTCTGGCCCGGGAGATTCTGCAGAAGCGGAATACCATCGTGGTGGCCGGAACGCATGGAAAAACCACTACAACAACGCTTGCTGCCCACCTGTTGAGAGAGTCCGGATTGGACGCCGGTTACCTTATCGGGGGCGTTCCAAATGATCTTCCCACAGGTGCGCATGCCGGATCCACCGACGCCCCCTTTGTCATAGAGGGGGATGAATATGACAGCGCCTTTTTCGACAAGCGGAGCAAGTTCATCCATTACTGCCCGAATATCCTGATCCTCAATAATCTCGAGTTCGACCACGCGGACATCTTCCGCGATCTCGAAGATGTTAAGCGGACCTTCAGCCACTTGATCAAGATTGTCCCGGAAAACGGCACGATCCTGGTGAACAGCGACGATCCCGCCCTTGAAGATTTGCTCCACATCAACTGGGCCCCGGTCCTGCGGGTAGGATTAGGCGATCGGGCGGATTTGCAGATTTTAAATTACAGGGAATCCGCTGAAGGCAGTGATTTTGACCTGATCTTCAAAGGAGAGGAATGGGGACATGTCAGCTGGCCTGTCTGGGGGCTCTTCAACGCCCGCAACGCTTCCATGGCCGCGCTTGCCTCGGCTCTTGCGAGTGGATGCCCCAACCCGGTTGAATTCCCACTCGGGGCGCTTGCCAGTTTTAATGGGGTCAAGCGTCGGCAAGAGACAATCCATGCGACGGAGTCCACTACCATCATGATGGACTTTGCCCACCATCCGACAGCTGTCCGCCACACCCTCGAGTCACTCCGGGGCCGCTTCCCTGAGCACCGGCTTGTCATGTGTTTTGAGGCGCGCTCCAACACGGCTTGCCGCAATATCCATGAGACGGCCTTCGAGCTGGCCTTCGATGCAGCGGATGAAGTCCATCTGGGAGCGATCTTCCGGGCAGAGCGCTATCCGGAGAGCGAACGGATTGATCTTCCCGCAATGGCTTTGCGCCTTGGCAGCAAGGCCCATGCTTACAGCACCAACGAGGAACTGGAATCCGGACTCAAGGATTCCTTGAGTAATGGTGGCAAGCATGTGGTCGTTTTCCTCTCAAACGGGTCATTTGACGGTGTCCCGCAGCGAATTGCCCGTTATCTCGGCAAGCCCAAGTTTTAA
- a CDS encoding uracil-DNA glycosylase gives MKPELAAVYHELLRRQKAGEKSVYLSDETLQVLRDVAAAAEAEAPAKVEPVAKEPAPKPKVTKPSRPTAKMANEIPEVPAPPSVALPDGTKAERMKFLREKILSDDWCQSQLKPGKKVVPGIGSLEAQIFFCGEAPGAEEEIEGEPFVGPAGQLLTKIIQTMGLSREAVYIGNIMTYRPPVPGPVGNRPPAATEMAYCLPYLLAQLEIIQPKVIVALGKTALDGLLGADPKRRMGKIRGHWQSFNDISLMPTYHPSYLLRNQGLQAKRHVWEDVLAVMEQLEMPISEKQRSYFLKP, from the coding sequence ATGAAACCTGAACTGGCAGCGGTATATCACGAACTCCTCAGGCGCCAGAAGGCCGGCGAGAAGTCGGTTTACCTGAGCGACGAGACACTGCAGGTTTTGCGGGATGTGGCGGCAGCCGCCGAAGCGGAAGCGCCGGCAAAGGTTGAACCTGTCGCGAAAGAACCTGCTCCCAAACCCAAGGTGACCAAGCCCTCCCGTCCAACCGCGAAGATGGCGAACGAGATTCCGGAAGTGCCTGCGCCACCGAGTGTCGCTCTCCCGGATGGGACAAAGGCGGAGCGAATGAAATTTCTACGGGAGAAAATCCTTTCTGACGACTGGTGCCAATCCCAGCTCAAGCCGGGGAAGAAAGTCGTCCCGGGTATCGGGTCCCTCGAGGCGCAGATTTTCTTTTGCGGTGAAGCCCCGGGGGCGGAAGAGGAGATCGAGGGTGAGCCGTTTGTGGGTCCGGCGGGCCAGTTGTTGACAAAAATCATCCAGACAATGGGCCTGTCACGTGAGGCAGTCTACATCGGCAACATCATGACCTATCGTCCACCGGTGCCGGGCCCCGTGGGAAATCGCCCACCGGCCGCAACTGAAATGGCTTATTGCCTTCCCTACCTGCTGGCGCAGCTGGAGATTATCCAGCCCAAGGTCATTGTTGCGCTCGGCAAGACCGCTCTCGACGGGTTGCTCGGAGCTGATCCAAAGCGCCGGATGGGCAAGATTCGTGGCCACTGGCAAAGTTTCAATGACATTTCCCTGATGCCGACTTACCATCCGAGCTACTTGCTGCGCAATCAGGGCCTTCAAGCCAAGCGCCATGTATGGGAAGACGTCCTCGCCGTGATGGAGCAGTTGGAAATGCCCATCTCGGAAAAGCAACGCAGCTACTTCCTGAAGCCTTAG
- a CDS encoding NAD(P)(+) transhydrogenase (Re/Si-specific) subunit beta, with the protein MSPSLINFVYIVASILFVLGIKMLGSAKTARKGNLISSVGMLMAVVVTLLYKGLDFKYIVVGLIIGGAIGLVAAKRVKMTAMPEMVALFNGFGGLASLLVGWAEYEKIRGQGFLEYFTRQDAPVIFTSTVIVLAVLIGGITFTGSIQAWGKLSGKLGSRAVIIPAQRLINGAIVGGIVLLSLLFIFSGNLELSSGTQLAIFLGVVLLSLALGVLGVLPIGGGDMPVVIALLNSFSGLAAAAAGFVILNNVLIVAGCLVGCSGLILTIIMCKAMNRSLTNVLFSGFGSSTQKTGAEVKGEMKAASVEDAYYVLEAASSVVIIPGYGMAVAQAQHVVKELGELLEANGCEVKYAIHPVAGRMPGHMNVLLAEADVPYEQLVEMDDINPTMPSVDVAIVIGANDVVNPAAADDEASPIYGMPIINAHLAKTVYALKRGQGAGFSGLINQLYFLEKTRMLYGDAKATVSALVGQLKED; encoded by the coding sequence ATGAGTCCCTCACTAATCAATTTTGTCTACATTGTCGCCTCGATCCTCTTTGTCCTCGGGATTAAGATGCTCGGGTCAGCCAAGACTGCCCGCAAGGGCAACCTGATCTCGTCTGTGGGCATGCTCATGGCGGTTGTCGTGACCCTGCTCTACAAGGGGCTGGACTTCAAATATATCGTTGTCGGCTTGATCATCGGTGGAGCAATCGGACTAGTTGCAGCAAAGCGGGTCAAGATGACCGCCATGCCCGAGATGGTCGCCCTCTTCAATGGATTCGGGGGACTGGCCAGTCTTCTCGTCGGCTGGGCCGAGTACGAAAAAATCCGCGGACAGGGCTTCCTTGAGTATTTCACCCGCCAGGATGCACCAGTGATCTTTACCTCGACGGTGATCGTCCTCGCTGTGCTCATCGGTGGAATCACCTTCACGGGAAGCATCCAGGCATGGGGCAAACTTTCGGGCAAGCTCGGTAGCCGCGCGGTAATTATTCCAGCTCAGCGCTTGATCAATGGGGCAATCGTGGGCGGCATCGTCCTGCTTTCCCTGCTTTTCATCTTCTCAGGCAATCTTGAATTAAGCTCCGGGACGCAGTTGGCGATCTTCCTCGGGGTAGTTCTCCTGTCCCTTGCGCTGGGTGTGCTGGGCGTGCTCCCCATTGGGGGCGGCGATATGCCGGTGGTCATTGCTCTCTTGAACAGTTTTTCCGGATTGGCCGCCGCAGCAGCCGGTTTTGTCATCCTCAACAACGTTCTCATCGTTGCGGGTTGCCTCGTTGGTTGCAGTGGCTTGATCCTCACGATCATTATGTGCAAGGCGATGAACCGCAGCCTGACAAATGTCCTCTTCAGCGGGTTCGGATCCTCAACCCAGAAAACCGGTGCTGAAGTCAAAGGCGAAATGAAGGCCGCCTCGGTTGAGGACGCCTATTACGTCCTGGAGGCTGCTTCCTCCGTTGTTATTATTCCGGGTTATGGGATGGCGGTTGCCCAGGCACAACACGTGGTCAAGGAGCTGGGCGAGTTGCTTGAGGCGAATGGTTGCGAGGTCAAGTATGCCATCCACCCTGTCGCTGGTCGCATGCCGGGCCACATGAACGTGCTCCTCGCGGAGGCGGATGTGCCCTATGAGCAGCTCGTCGAGATGGATGATATCAATCCCACAATGCCTTCCGTGGATGTGGCCATTGTCATTGGGGCAAACGATGTCGTCAATCCGGCCGCGGCCGATGATGAAGCAAGCCCGATTTATGGGATGCCGATCATCAATGCCCACCTGGCCAAGACAGTTTACGCCCTCAAGCGCGGACAAGGGGCCGGCTTTAGCGGGTTGATCAACCAGCTCTATTTCCTTGAAAAGACCCGGATGCTCTACGGTGATGCGAAGGCAACCGTCAGTGCCCTTGTCGGCCAATTGAAGGAAGACTAG
- a CDS encoding NAD(P) transhydrogenase subunit alpha encodes MDIIQLLFIFVLAAFLGYELIKKVPSQLHTPLMSGSNAISGITIVGAILALHTDTGYFALILGFLALILATINVVGGYVVTDRMLAMFKNKESKK; translated from the coding sequence ATGGATATCATTCAGCTACTGTTCATTTTCGTGCTCGCGGCCTTTCTCGGGTACGAGCTGATTAAAAAGGTCCCCTCACAATTGCACACGCCATTGATGTCGGGTTCCAATGCCATCAGCGGCATCACGATTGTCGGGGCCATCCTTGCCCTGCACACGGACACGGGCTATTTCGCCCTCATTCTGGGATTTCTGGCGCTGATCCTTGCGACAATCAATGTCGTGGGCGGTTATGTCGTGACGGACCGCATGCTCGCCATGTTTAAAAATAAAGAAAGCAAGAAATGA
- a CDS encoding Re/Si-specific NAD(P)(+) transhydrogenase subunit alpha translates to MHLFCPREPDPETRASADPESVKKMVDLGLSVTIESGAGLASDHDDLAYVDAGAGISENRDQALANADIVLRVGSPEVEEIAKLKRGALHVSFLNPFARKDLLKAFAEAGVHAVSMEMMPRTTLAQKMDAISSQANLAGYYSVILAAERLNRILPMMMTPAGTISPARVFVIGVGVAGLQAIATAKRLGARVEAFDTRPVVEEQVRSLGAKFVKIDLGETGQTDQGYAKELTPEQIEMQRKGMAKVCAQSDIVVTTAKLFGRPAPTLVTKEMVAGMKRGSILVDLAAETGGNVEGTVAGEEVETKGGVRIIGLNKLEACLPCHATQVYASNLANFIEHFWDKEAKAFQYNLEDEILKGCLMTHDGEIRDERFRD, encoded by the coding sequence ATGCATCTTTTTTGCCCACGAGAACCTGATCCGGAGACAAGGGCCAGTGCCGACCCGGAATCAGTCAAGAAAATGGTCGACCTGGGGCTGAGCGTCACCATCGAGTCTGGTGCGGGACTGGCCAGCGACCATGATGATCTAGCCTACGTCGATGCCGGCGCCGGCATTTCTGAAAACCGGGACCAGGCATTGGCAAATGCCGATATTGTCCTCAGGGTCGGCTCTCCCGAAGTGGAAGAAATCGCTAAACTGAAACGCGGGGCCCTACACGTCAGTTTTCTCAATCCCTTCGCACGGAAGGACCTCCTGAAGGCCTTTGCAGAAGCGGGTGTCCATGCGGTCTCCATGGAAATGATGCCACGGACCACGCTGGCACAGAAGATGGATGCCATTAGCTCACAAGCCAATCTCGCCGGTTATTATTCGGTCATTCTGGCTGCGGAGCGGCTTAACCGGATTCTTCCCATGATGATGACTCCCGCGGGAACCATTTCGCCAGCACGCGTCTTTGTCATTGGAGTCGGGGTGGCCGGCTTGCAGGCCATTGCCACGGCAAAGCGGCTCGGGGCACGAGTGGAGGCCTTTGATACGCGCCCGGTTGTCGAGGAACAAGTTCGTTCGCTGGGGGCGAAATTCGTGAAGATAGATCTGGGCGAGACCGGGCAGACCGATCAGGGATATGCCAAGGAATTGACACCCGAGCAGATTGAAATGCAGCGCAAGGGAATGGCAAAAGTCTGTGCGCAGAGCGACATCGTCGTGACCACAGCCAAGCTCTTTGGACGGCCGGCCCCCACCCTCGTGACGAAGGAGATGGTCGCTGGCATGAAGCGCGGGAGTATCCTTGTCGACCTGGCCGCGGAAACCGGTGGGAATGTCGAGGGAACGGTCGCCGGTGAAGAAGTGGAAACCAAAGGCGGCGTGCGGATTATCGGCCTTAACAAGCTTGAAGCCTGCCTACCCTGCCATGCCACGCAGGTCTATGCGTCCAATCTGGCCAACTTCATCGAGCATTTCTGGGACAAGGAAGCGAAGGCGTTCCAATACAATCTGGAGGATGAAATCCTGAAGGGATGCCTGATGACCCACGACGGCGAGATACGGGACGAACGCTTCCGGGACTAG
- a CDS encoding tetratricopeptide repeat protein: MSLRIFTLALVLAASFVAATLCLQGQITDAPTGESVLFPETLSTEESVAEIRRKWELDGLDSAIASGFLSVAEILVDQLLESSESTQETVDLLNKRLEISLVMGKLDAARAVYERLQSDGFAVDPLIESMYLFFASDDEAFRISLNQIDPDELGPSERSWFILLQALLLARNDSLEQANQRFLEAEEAAPTELLSDHFEIIRLREDLKNGIYDEETVSALREAVRSMKGERGGFEAARLLAVALNRSGQSNLAVEVLSDHLALPGLREFGFRSDFLLLLGTIAGADSTRGRIALRQLVSEASADPEDLALAFSLLTQSYSGERDRETFLDDLETWLESSPSHPLTDRFLAFQAYLLIEKGELLEAETSALELYNGYPNSELMPTALRLLAYVSWNQRPPRYRTAADYLNQLRSKLPPGEQSLRTGVLIADCFFLNEDYSSASEAYAAALLEAPESLAPTVFFQQVLCEIGAGRAEAAGNLINAAFSDPRLELAVIWKAEWNLLDYLRRNARIQEAFERIESVLDLGDADGEQVPPGLFLRLKWIAARLTLEASEPASAEEQASSLLADLDSPRNESLPPELLQEVEANLLLLIGEARYARAEKAGALEVFTELRGKFPQSGPTILSYLVESRVESNQDNLVSAQQSLINLVDRFRDSEYAPIALWEAALNAEQRGLAIHLQEAITILERLVTDYPNHGLVYYARLKQGDLARRLNDFPTALLLYERLLAQYPQHPERYRAELSRADCLMALGSEDSSRYDVAAVIYERTCLLSEAPAAIRLEAGYKWAHALHEQGDIEAGEGILWLVYERFVLDPNLSQPVLTEDAGRYWMARVLLEIGDIQAKNGQSAVARRIFETIPLLGLPGKALAQAKLDSLR; encoded by the coding sequence ATGTCATTGCGAATATTTACCTTGGCTCTGGTTTTGGCGGCATCATTTGTCGCTGCCACGCTCTGCCTACAGGGACAAATAACAGATGCACCCACCGGGGAATCGGTTCTGTTCCCTGAAACCCTCAGCACGGAGGAGTCGGTGGCGGAAATTCGTCGCAAATGGGAACTGGACGGCTTGGATTCGGCCATCGCCAGCGGTTTCCTTTCTGTGGCGGAAATCCTCGTCGACCAACTTCTGGAGTCTTCTGAATCCACGCAAGAGACTGTCGATCTCTTGAATAAGCGTCTCGAGATTTCTCTTGTGATGGGCAAGCTCGACGCCGCCCGTGCGGTTTATGAGCGCCTCCAGTCGGATGGCTTCGCCGTGGATCCGCTCATTGAGTCGATGTATCTCTTCTTCGCATCCGATGACGAGGCCTTCCGTATTTCACTCAATCAAATCGATCCAGATGAACTTGGCCCCTCAGAACGGTCCTGGTTTATTCTGCTGCAAGCCTTGCTCCTTGCTCGAAACGACTCGCTCGAGCAGGCCAACCAACGGTTTCTTGAGGCTGAAGAAGCTGCCCCAACAGAGCTCCTTTCCGATCATTTTGAGATTATCCGCTTACGGGAGGATCTCAAAAACGGTATTTACGACGAAGAAACGGTCAGTGCCCTGCGCGAGGCGGTCCGGTCGATGAAAGGCGAACGTGGAGGATTCGAGGCAGCCAGGTTGCTGGCAGTCGCCTTAAACCGGAGCGGGCAGTCGAATCTGGCTGTCGAGGTGCTCAGTGATCATCTCGCCCTTCCCGGGCTCAGGGAATTTGGCTTTCGCTCGGATTTCCTGCTCTTGCTGGGTACGATTGCCGGAGCCGACTCAACCCGTGGGCGCATTGCCCTCCGTCAACTTGTCTCGGAGGCTTCGGCAGACCCAGAAGACCTTGCGCTTGCTTTTTCTCTTCTGACCCAGTCATACAGCGGGGAACGTGACCGGGAGACCTTCCTGGACGATCTTGAGACATGGCTTGAGAGTTCCCCCTCGCATCCCTTGACAGACCGATTTCTGGCTTTTCAAGCATATCTGCTTATTGAAAAAGGGGAACTCCTTGAAGCTGAAACAAGCGCACTCGAACTTTACAACGGATATCCCAATTCGGAATTGATGCCGACCGCCCTCAGGCTGCTGGCTTACGTCTCATGGAATCAGCGCCCGCCCCGCTACCGGACAGCTGCCGATTACCTTAACCAGTTGAGATCGAAACTGCCTCCCGGCGAGCAATCTCTTCGGACAGGTGTTTTAATCGCTGATTGTTTTTTTCTCAATGAAGACTACAGCAGTGCCTCGGAGGCCTATGCCGCGGCCCTGCTCGAGGCTCCGGAATCACTGGCCCCAACAGTTTTCTTCCAGCAGGTTCTTTGCGAAATTGGTGCTGGCCGTGCCGAAGCGGCAGGGAATTTGATCAATGCCGCCTTTTCAGATCCACGCCTGGAACTGGCTGTCATCTGGAAGGCGGAATGGAACCTGCTCGATTATCTCCGGCGCAACGCCCGCATTCAGGAGGCCTTTGAGCGCATTGAATCGGTACTTGATCTGGGCGATGCGGATGGCGAACAAGTCCCTCCGGGTCTCTTTTTGCGGTTGAAGTGGATCGCCGCACGCCTGACCCTCGAAGCATCTGAACCTGCCAGTGCAGAGGAGCAGGCCAGCTCCCTTCTTGCTGATTTGGATTCACCCCGTAATGAATCTCTCCCCCCGGAGCTCCTCCAGGAGGTCGAGGCCAATTTGCTCTTGCTCATCGGGGAAGCTCGCTATGCGCGGGCTGAAAAGGCGGGAGCCTTGGAGGTTTTTACCGAATTGAGAGGGAAGTTCCCCCAAAGCGGCCCGACAATCCTGTCTTATCTAGTCGAATCCAGGGTTGAATCCAATCAGGACAACCTGGTCAGCGCCCAGCAGAGCCTGATCAATCTGGTCGACCGTTTCCGGGACAGTGAATACGCCCCCATCGCCCTTTGGGAAGCTGCCTTGAACGCAGAGCAACGGGGACTGGCCATCCACTTGCAGGAGGCCATCACGATTCTCGAGCGACTCGTGACGGATTATCCCAACCATGGGCTGGTCTATTATGCCCGCCTCAAGCAGGGGGACCTTGCCAGGCGCTTGAACGATTTCCCCACTGCCTTGCTGCTTTATGAGCGGCTCCTGGCCCAGTATCCGCAGCATCCAGAGCGGTACCGCGCCGAACTCAGTCGCGCTGATTGCCTCATGGCATTGGGAAGTGAGGACAGTTCCCGCTACGATGTAGCTGCCGTTATTTACGAGCGCACCTGCCTGCTCTCTGAAGCGCCTGCGGCCATTCGGCTGGAGGCCGGCTACAAATGGGCTCATGCCCTCCATGAACAAGGTGATATCGAAGCAGGCGAGGGGATTCTCTGGTTGGTTTATGAGCGGTTTGTTCTCGACCCCAACCTGAGTCAACCGGTTCTGACAGAGGACGCTGGTCGCTACTGGATGGCCCGGGTTCTCCTCGAAATTGGAGATATTCAGGCGAAAAACGGGCAAAGCGCCGTCGCTAGAAGGATTTTTGAGACAATTCCGCTTCTTGGGCTGCCGGGAAAGGCCTTGGCCCAGGCAAAGTTGGATTCATTACGTTAA
- a CDS encoding MotA/TolQ/ExbB proton channel family protein — MMWVLLAVSLFGFIIFIERTLFLHRGQLRTGQFLEGIRNLVSRGRRLEALTLCEDMPGPIPGIVKAILLQAGASESKMRTVAEEAALVEIPILERRIGSIAAIARIAPLIGLLGTVLGMLQAFFGVPFSETVGYPTFGLLLGGIGQALLTTAFGLMIAIMAHIAHHFLHGRVRALVHDMEYTGHDLIQFMQQEQTDGGLPDEETQEPEADQ; from the coding sequence ATGATGTGGGTACTCCTCGCGGTGAGCCTCTTTGGCTTTATCATTTTTATCGAGCGGACGCTCTTCCTGCACCGGGGTCAATTGAGGACCGGGCAGTTCCTTGAGGGAATTCGCAACCTGGTCAGCCGGGGTCGCCGCCTGGAGGCCCTGACCCTTTGTGAGGATATGCCCGGACCGATCCCGGGTATCGTCAAAGCGATTCTGCTGCAAGCGGGAGCCTCCGAGTCAAAAATGCGGACTGTGGCGGAAGAGGCTGCCTTGGTTGAAATTCCTATTCTTGAACGCCGCATTGGTTCCATCGCGGCAATCGCCCGGATTGCTCCGTTGATTGGCTTGTTGGGTACAGTCCTTGGAATGCTTCAGGCCTTTTTCGGCGTCCCATTCAGCGAGACAGTCGGATATCCGACTTTTGGGCTGTTGCTGGGAGGAATCGGCCAAGCCTTGCTGACAACCGCTTTCGGGCTGATGATCGCCATCATGGCGCACATTGCGCACCACTTCCTGCATGGGCGGGTCCGCGCACTCGTGCACGACATGGAATACACCGGACATGACTTGATCCAGTTCATGCAACAGGAGCAAACGGACGGTGGGTTGCCCGATGAAGAGACCCAAGAACCGGAGGCGGATCAATAA
- a CDS encoding ExbD/TolR family protein, with product MPGITEPLELRKFIGCRPRSGFDVVPFLDVILIGLFVSLNVSAFILTPGTAIRLSKSSSLELQRGSVAAVLTVDRNELYFFDGEKLSALTLESHLKDYVTENGLGTEDFPATLLIKADATISTETLFMLMDLAGRAGFSEVHLAAELPYEEEFFNSDGF from the coding sequence ATGCCCGGAATTACCGAACCGCTCGAGCTGAGGAAATTCATCGGTTGCCGGCCCCGGTCCGGCTTCGATGTCGTTCCATTTCTAGATGTTATCCTCATCGGGCTCTTTGTCTCTTTGAACGTGTCAGCCTTTATACTTACCCCCGGGACGGCGATCCGCCTTTCCAAAAGCAGTTCGTTGGAGCTGCAACGCGGGTCCGTGGCGGCAGTCCTGACAGTTGACCGGAACGAGCTCTATTTCTTCGATGGGGAAAAACTTTCTGCCCTTACCCTTGAATCGCACCTCAAGGACTATGTGACGGAAAACGGACTGGGCACGGAAGACTTTCCCGCCACCTTGCTGATTAAAGCCGATGCCACTATTTCTACAGAGACGCTCTTCATGCTTATGGATCTGGCTGGCCGCGCTGGATTTTCAGAAGTGCATCTGGCTGCTGAGCTGCCATATGAGGAGGAATTCTTTAATTCCGATGGCTTTTGA
- the tuf gene encoding elongation factor Tu: protein MAKETFERTKPHVNVGTIGHIDHGKTTLTTAILKVQSDKGLAQFKSYKDIAKGGTVRDETKTVTIAVAHVEYESDNRHYAHVDCPGHADFVKNMITGAAQMDGAILVVSAADGPMPQTREHILLARQVGVPKIVVFLNKVDLLDDEELLELVEIEVRDLLSKYQYDGDNAVVVRGTALGALEGTPQGVECIGNLMEAIDAEIPAPEREIDKPFLMSVEDVFSITGRGTVATGRIERGIVKVGEEIEIVGLTDTRKSVVTGVEMFRKLLNEGQAGDNVGVLLRGVAKDDVERGHVLAKPGSITPHTKGNAEIYVLTKEEGGRHTPFFSGYRPQFYFRTTDVTGILTLKEGVEMVMPGDNLSVEIALQKPIAMEPGQRFAIREGGRTIGAGRVTEITE, encoded by the coding sequence ATGGCCAAAGAAACATTCGAAAGAACAAAACCTCACGTTAACGTGGGAACAATCGGTCACATTGACCACGGTAAAACAACACTCACAACTGCCATTCTCAAGGTGCAGTCCGACAAGGGTCTTGCCCAGTTCAAGTCCTACAAGGATATCGCCAAGGGAGGGACAGTTCGTGACGAAACGAAGACAGTGACGATCGCCGTTGCGCACGTTGAGTATGAGTCCGACAATCGGCACTATGCTCACGTTGACTGCCCGGGACACGCTGACTTCGTTAAGAACATGATCACGGGTGCCGCCCAGATGGACGGAGCTATCCTCGTTGTTAGCGCCGCTGACGGGCCTATGCCGCAGACTCGTGAGCACATCCTTCTCGCTCGCCAGGTTGGCGTGCCGAAGATTGTTGTTTTCCTTAACAAGGTTGACTTGCTGGATGACGAAGAGCTTCTCGAGCTTGTCGAAATTGAAGTCCGCGACCTTCTCTCCAAGTACCAGTATGACGGTGACAACGCTGTTGTTGTTCGTGGTACAGCCCTCGGCGCTCTCGAAGGCACCCCACAGGGTGTTGAGTGCATCGGCAACCTGATGGAAGCTATTGATGCTGAGATTCCTGCTCCTGAGCGTGAAATCGACAAGCCATTCCTTATGTCCGTTGAGGACGTGTTCTCCATCACGGGTCGTGGTACTGTTGCCACTGGCCGTATCGAGCGCGGAATCGTCAAGGTCGGCGAGGAAATCGAAATTGTCGGGCTGACCGACACCCGCAAGTCCGTCGTCACAGGTGTGGAAATGTTCCGCAAGCTGCTGAACGAAGGCCAAGCTGGTGACAATGTCGGTGTGCTTCTCCGTGGTGTTGCCAAGGATGATGTTGAGCGCGGCCATGTTCTGGCCAAGCCAGGTTCGATCACCCCGCACACCAAGGGTAATGCTGAAATTTACGTCCTGACCAAGGAAGAGGGTGGTCGTCACACGCCGTTCTTCAGCGGGTATCGTCCGCAATTCTACTTCCGTACCACCGACGTGACGGGTATTCTTACCCTGAAGGAAGGTGTGGAAATGGTTATGCCGGGTGACAATCTTTCCGTGGAAATCGCCTTGCAGAAGCCGATTGCCATGGAACCTGGGCAGCGGTTTGCGATCCGTGAAGGCGGGCGCACAATTGGTGCTGGCCGTGTCACGGAAATCACGGAATAA
- the secE gene encoding preprotein translocase subunit SecE, which yields MPNPFRKARIFLGETSTELKKAVWPTKTELRDSTVVVFFATLLLGAFIALADFSVYNWIQLLTNWVRG from the coding sequence ATGCCTAACCCATTCAGAAAAGCCCGCATATTCCTTGGAGAAACCTCTACGGAGCTCAAAAAGGCAGTCTGGCCGACCAAGACAGAGCTGAGGGACAGCACCGTTGTGGTGTTTTTCGCCACTTTGCTTCTGGGGGCGTTCATCGCTCTGGCTGATTTCAGTGTATACAATTGGATCCAATTGCTGACCAACTGGGTTCGCGGGTAG